A single Phragmites australis chromosome 4, lpPhrAust1.1, whole genome shotgun sequence DNA region contains:
- the LOC133914117 gene encoding senescence-specific cysteine protease SAG39-like, translated as MALEVNMSASLLILAVLIVSSVCTAPRALAARELAGEDAAADATMAVRHEKWMAEHGRTYKDETEKARRLEIFRANARLIDSFNAAGAHSHRLATNRFADLTDDEFRAARTGYRRPQTVAGARGGRFRYENFSLADAPRSIDWRKKGAVTGVKDQGSCGCCWAFSAVAAVEGLTKIRTGRLVSLSEQELVDCDVYGDDQGCDGGFMDNAFDFIERRGGLASESGYPYRGEDGSCRSDAADAGAASIRGHEDVPANNEAALVAAVAHQPVSVAINGADHVFKFYDGGVLGGDGCDTELNHAITAVGYGTASDGTRYWVMKNSWGKSWGEGGYVRIRRGVRGEGVCGLAKMPSYPV; from the exons ATGGCACTTGAAGTAAACATGTCCGCGTCACTGTTAATCCTCGCTGTTCTCATCGTGAGCAGCGTCTGCACTGCTCCCCGTGCGCTGGCGGCGCGCGAACTGGCCGGGGAGGACGCCGCTGCCGATGCCACCATGGCGGTGCGGCACGAGAAGTGGATGGCGGAGCACGGGCGCACGTACAAGGACGAGACGGAGAAGGCTCGGCGGCTGGAGATATTCCGGGCTAACGCCAGGCTGATTGACTCGTTTAACGCTGCAGGGGCGCACAGCCACCGGCTGGCCACGAACAGGTTCGCCGACCTCACCGACGACGAGTTCCGGGCCGCGAGGACCGGTTACCGGCGCCCGCAGACCGTGGCCGGCGCAAGGGGTGGCCGGTTCAGGTACGAGAACTTCAGCCTGGCGGACGCGCCGCGGAGCATTGACTGGAGGAAGAAGGGCGCGGTCACCGGCGTCAAGGACCAAGGCTCCTGTG GTTGTTGCTGGGCGTtctcggcggtggcggcggtggaagGGCTGACCAAGATCCGGACGGGGCGGCTGGTGTCGCTGTCGGAGCAGGAGCTGGTGGACTGCGACGTTTACGGCGACGATCAGGGCTGCGACGGGGGCTTCATGGACAACGCCTTCGACTTCATCGAGCGCCGCGGCGGGTTGGCCTCGGAGTCCGGCTACCCGTACCGCGGGGAGGACGGGTCGTGCAGATCGGACGCCGCCGACGCGGGGGCTGCGTCCATCCGCGGCCACGAGGACGTCCCCGCCAACAACGAGGCCGCGCTCGTGGCGGCCGTGGCGCACCAGCCCGTGTCCGTGGCCATCAACGGCGCCGACCACGTGTTCAAGTTCTACGACGGCGGCGTGCTGGGCGGGGACGGCTGCGACACGGAGCTGAATCACGCCATCACGGCCGTCGGGTACGGCACGGCGAGCGACGGCACCAGGTACTGGGTGATGAAGAACTCGTGGGGCAAGTCGTGGGGCGAGGGCGGCTACGTCAGGATCCGCCGCGGCGTCCGCGGGGAGGGCGTCTGCGGCCTCGCCAAGATGCCGTCCTACCCGGTCTAG